The Ascaphus truei isolate aAscTru1 chromosome 3, aAscTru1.hap1, whole genome shotgun sequence genome includes a region encoding these proteins:
- the CEP57 gene encoding centrosomal protein of 57 kDa isoform X1 → MAAAYPLKTLHDPLSGSSKEPSTQDAQSTSSYAVYPRPKPFINSELQRSHEKPVLAYPQSNSRAIFSALKNLQEKIRKLELERVNAEDSMKRLSHETVEYKKRIDKQIQFKDGFKTEGSRQNKDLSTQLSAAESRCDLLEKQLVYMRKMVQNAESERTSVLEKQVSLEGDRNLEQLHLQSKLEKLDVLEQEYLKLTTMQVLAENKIREMEQKLREEEHQRKLVQEKATQLKLLSQKASLLPRDRLLKPPKRAHRRCLMRLSPALSYPFLHLQLQALGLQKTRLLVKPELQLCKTRRTLIKLKNLLRRMLHKYRKHMRQRRALQKSSLLFEVLLRRLQKSILLLKLSQHAYKNRASDLDCSLPYSVPLSTSDRSLQEQAQYKIHLSSTHMYGYKPGARYPLKQNRHSTLKLGDKRQTQKFAKFSAYLSQCPCLPQKSRKYGEALSKRISGQRTSPVHQTDVLFSRPLKACEGSVQSSSLGIGCMTPLGRRQKIPQMVDLHSAPASLNEKTPKVAFTGSKPIALAKKNPKGIVPHSVSMYRGLTGPGRSFLPSACLIISQSNPYDPSTYIVHTSMAKKKPKAISSRPVTFFEHCSQGTKRFNICNVCAYDQRSKETKKGQPSGRNLKKSCRDKPNGQIFKLAIKSRHRLHPPWQ, encoded by the exons CTATATTCTCCGCGTTAAAAAATCTTCAAGAAAAGATCCGTAAATTAGAACTAGAACGGGTTAATGCCGAGGATAGCATGAAGCGTTTGTCGCATGAAACTGTAGAGTACAAAAAACGGATAGATAAGCAAATTCAATTCAAAGATGGCTTCAAGACTGAAGGATCCAGACAGAATAAAG atcTGTCCACCCAATTGTCGGCTGCAGAGTCTCGATGCGACCTTTTGGAAAAACAGCTGGTGTACATGAGGAAAATGGTACAAAATGCTGAAAGCGAGAGAACTTCAGTGCTAGAAAAACAG GTATCACTTGAAGGTGATCGAAACCTTGAACAATTACATTTACAATCCAAACTAGAAAAGTTAGATGTGCTGGAACAGGAATACCTGAAACTTACCACAATGCAAGTGCTGGCAGAG AACAAAATTCGTGAAATGGAACAGAAGCTCAGAGAAGAGGAGCATCAACGCAAATTAGTACAAGAAAAAGCAACACAG CTGAAGCTGCTGTCACAAAAGGCATCATTGCTACCAAGAGATCGACTATTGAAGCCTCCAAAAAGGGCTCATCGGCGGTGCCTAATGCGACTATCTCCAGCTTTATCTTATCCATTTCTTCACCTCCAACTTCAAGCGTTAGGACTGCAGAAGACAAGACTGCTGGTAAAACCAGAGTTACAGCTCTGCAAAACCAGAAGGACACTGATCAAGTTAAAAAATCTCCTCCGGAGGATGTTACATAAATATAGAAAGCATATGAGACAAAGAAGAGCCCTGCAGAAGTCATCTCTTTTATTTGAAGTACTTCTGCGACGACTGCAGAAAAGCATTCTGCTGTTGAAGTTGAGCCAACATGCCTATAAAAACAGAGCCTCTGATCTTGATTGTTCTTTGCCTTATTCTGTTCCACTATCTACGTCTGACAGGTCACTGCAAGAACAAGCGCAATATAAGATACATTTGTCAAGTACCCATATGTATGGCTACAAACCTGGGGCACGATATCCACTGAAGCAGAATCGGCATTCTACCCTAAAGTTAGGAGACAAGCGACAAACCCAGAAATTTGCTAAATTCTCTGCTTATCTGTCACAATGTCCATGTTTACCTCAGAAATCAAGAAAGTACGGGGAAGCTTTATCTAAACGGATATCTGGACAACGTACGTCTCCAGTCCATCAGACAGATGTGCTCTTTTCCAGACCATTGAAAGCCTGTGAGGGATCAGTACAATCCTCATCACTTGGAATAGGTTGCATGACTCCCTTGGGAAGACGTCAGAAAATACCCCAGATGGTAGATTTACATTCAGCACCTGCTAGTTTAAATGAGAAAACACCAAAAGTGGCATTTACAGGATCAAAACCTATAGCGTTGGCTAAAAAGAATCCAAAGGGGATTGTGCCACATTCGGTTTCTATGTACAGGGGTCTAACGGGGCCAGGAAGATCATTCTTGCCGTCGGCATGTTTAATCATCTCTCAGAGCAACCCATATGATCCATCTACATACATAGTACATACGAGCATGGCTAAGAAGAAGCCCAAAGCCATATCCTCTCGACCTGTAACTTTTTTTGAGCATTGCTCGCAAGGAACCAAAAGGTTCAACATTTGCAATGTCTGTGCATATGACCAGAggtcaaaagaaacaaaaaagggtCAACCATCTGGCCGTAATCTCAAAAAGAGCTGCAGGGACAAGCCCAATGGTCAAATCTTTAAACTAGCTATCAAAAGTCGCCATCGGCTACATCCTCCATGGCAGTAA